The Pecten maximus chromosome 14, xPecMax1.1, whole genome shotgun sequence genome includes a region encoding these proteins:
- the LOC117342580 gene encoding ras-related protein Rab-13-like, giving the protein MPLGEDACQATYKILIIGDASVGKTALLRTLISEPFQEKTRPTVALDFVRKSFEVDGAFVQLHLWDTAGQERFHSITKWHYRGTKGIVVVYDITDRETFHHLSYWIDSVNRDVSHSNNKYEAVPLVLLGNKVDLCRERRVKTREGQKLADKHMAFGFFETSAKTGENVVDAFRKMAYHVTDICDPKLMKSYHPNMLRPPDIVRKTGSTMQQILPSDMISDDNIKGKKVKKKRKKKSKHKSCEIEMRTLRREDKSTCTIPKDKTEDLKSAENGKKKDKSRFKSAIKLKRYEKTNKIQCCVLS; this is encoded by the exons ATGCCCCTTGGGGAGGACGCCTGTCAGGCGACATACAAGATCCTGATAATAGGTGACGCCTCAGTGGGAAAGACAGCACTGTTGAGAACACTTATTTCAGAACCCTTCCAGGAGAAAACCAGACCGACTGTTG CCTTGGATTTTGTGAGGAAATCATTTGAGGTTGATGGTGCTTTTGTGCAGCTGCACCTATG GGACACGGCAGGTCAGGAGAGATTTCACTCTATCACTAAGTGGCACTATCGGGGGACAAAG GGCattgtggtggtgtatgatatcACTGACAGGGAGACATTCCATCACTTGTCCTACTGGATAGACAGCGTCAACAGG GATGTCTCCCATAGCAACAACAAATACGAGGCCGTACCGCTGGTGTTACTAGGTAACAAAGTGGACCTCTGTAGGGAAAGAAGAGTAAAGACACGAGAAGGACAGAAG CTTGCAGATAAACACATGGCGTTTGGATTCTTTGAAACAAGCGCAAAGACCGGTGAGAATGTTGTGGATGCTTTCCGGAAAATGGCCTATCACGTGACTGATATTTGCGATCCGAAACTT atGAAAAGCTATCATCCTAACATGTTAAGGCCACCAGACATTGTTCGCAAAACCGGAAGTACCATGCAACAGATACTTCCCTCAGATATGATAAGTGATGACAATATCAAGGGGAAGAAAGTTAAAaagaaaaggaagaaaaaatcaaaacacaaaTCCTGTGAAATTGAAATGAGGACTCTAAGGAGAGAAGATAAAAGCACGTGTACCATACCAAAAGACAAAACGGAGGATTTGAAATCTGCGGAAAATggaaaaaagaaagataaatCCAGGTTCAAAAGTGCAATAAAATTAAAACGTTATGAAAAAACGAACAAGATACAATGCTGTGTACTATCTTGA